In Primulina huaijiensis isolate GDHJ02 chromosome 4, ASM1229523v2, whole genome shotgun sequence, a genomic segment contains:
- the LOC140975371 gene encoding uncharacterized protein: MGEHLVVNVDQLSKPAAVEPVQLPPQPLACLPTGKAPEVVAGSSSSTAGEHDSVVVVMVDNEEADEAAPLIGMGECRICQEEDSVRNMECPCACSGSLKYAHRKCVQRWCNEKGDIICEICHQPYQPGYTAPPRPPPEETTIDIGGGFLLSGTPLDLLDPRFRVLTDAERRLFESDHEDYNDPNSSSAAFGRSAALILMALLLLQQALSITDDGDTDEDAVTFFSLIILRAIGFLLPFYIMIWAISILQRRRQQQEAATLTAAQLAIVVQAAQSRGLLVASAAAPTVTPAVNPQQERPQRSTA, translated from the exons ATGGGTGAGCACTTGGTGGTGAATGTGGACCAGTTGTCGAAACCTGCTGCAGTTGAGCCTGTCCAGCTGCCACCGCAGCCTTTGGCATGTCTACCCACTGGTAAAGCCCCAGAAGTGGTGGCAGGGTCCTCGTCATCAACTGCGGGGGAACACGATtcggtggtggtggtgatggTAGACAATGAGGAGGCAGATGAGGCAGCGCCACTTATAGGAATGGGGGAGTGCCGAATATGCCAGGAGGAAGATTCTGTCAGGAATATGGAGTGTCCTTGTGCTTGTAGTGGGAGTCTTAAG TATGCTCACAGAAAATGTGTTCAACGTTGGTGCAACGAAAAGGGAGATATTATATGTGAGATCTGCCATCAG CCATATCAGCCTGGTTATACTGCTCCTCCACGGCCTCCACCAGAGGAGACTACCATTGATATTGG TGGAGGATTCTTGCTTTCTGGCACGCCACTGGATTTGCTCGATCCCCGTTTTCGGGTCCTTACTGATGCTGAACGTCGATTATTTGAATCTGACCATGAAGATTATAACGATCCAAATAGCAGCAGTGCTGCGTTCGGCCGTTCAGCGGCTCTAATT TTAATGGCCCTCCTGCTGCTACAGCAAGCACTTTCCATCACTGATGATGGAGATACAGATGAAGATGCTGTGACGTTTTTCTCT CTGATCATACTACGAGCTATTGGCTTTCTTCTGCCCTTCTACATTATGATATGGGCAATCAGCATTCTTCAACGCAGGCGGCAACAACAG GAGGCAGCAACGCTAACAGCTGCACAACTGGCGATTGTGGTTCAAGCAGCTCAAAGTAGAGGTCTTTTGGTGGCCTCAGCTGCTGCACCCACAGTCACTCCAGCAGTCAATCCCCAGCAGGAACGTCCTCAGAGAAGCACCGCGTAA